In one window of Trueperaceae bacterium DNA:
- a CDS encoding VOC family protein: GLHHVTGVTGDVQANADFYLGLLGLRLVKRTVNHQDPSTLHLFYAPHDGSPGTALTFFAWPDTAEGRRGVGQAAEVGLSVPRAEVGFWYERLLSRGVRFGGPTAKGGQTTLSLEDPDGLPIVLVGTDDAPAPAADAERSGVPPAASVRGLHHVTLWSDQVEATGEVLTALLGFEAVDRAGTLRAYRAPAEVGSLVYVRDAAGFWPAAGGVGTVHHVAFRRDMDTFPARLREYAAKRLLAMSPLREHGYFRSAYFREPSGALFEVASDDPGLTLDEPLQSLGEALVLPPDLEPRRAELETVLPTFALPGEARLPRRDLGWVHRFVPGSSGATLVLLHGVGGDETTLLPLARRASSRAHLLSLRGHIADGAGPSFVRRSPAGQADPAALRLAADELAVFVREAARHYDLGGAPTVLVGHEDGADLALASISRHPDAFSAAALLRPGLAPSEPPRGRLDGKRVLLVLGSDDPSLAQGEAAAAYLSTAGAEVEVVRVPLGTVLWDPDVEALRVWLDVAG, translated from the coding sequence CGGCCTGCACCACGTGACGGGCGTGACCGGCGACGTCCAGGCGAACGCCGACTTCTACCTGGGCCTCCTGGGGCTGCGGCTGGTCAAGCGCACCGTCAACCACCAGGACCCGTCGACGCTCCACCTCTTCTACGCGCCGCACGACGGCAGCCCCGGCACCGCCCTGACCTTCTTCGCCTGGCCGGACACCGCGGAGGGGCGGCGCGGCGTGGGCCAGGCCGCCGAGGTAGGGCTGAGCGTGCCGCGCGCGGAGGTCGGGTTCTGGTACGAGCGGCTCCTGTCGCGCGGCGTGCGCTTCGGCGGCCCCACCGCCAAGGGCGGGCAGACGACCTTGTCGCTCGAGGACCCGGACGGCCTGCCGATCGTCCTGGTCGGCACCGACGACGCCCCCGCTCCGGCGGCCGACGCGGAGCGCTCCGGGGTGCCCCCGGCCGCGTCCGTGCGCGGCCTGCACCACGTGACGCTCTGGTCTGACCAGGTGGAGGCGACGGGCGAGGTCCTCACGGCGCTGCTCGGCTTCGAGGCCGTAGACCGGGCCGGCACCCTGCGCGCCTACCGCGCGCCGGCCGAGGTGGGCAGCCTCGTCTACGTGCGCGACGCCGCCGGGTTCTGGCCCGCCGCGGGCGGCGTCGGCACCGTCCACCACGTGGCCTTCCGCCGCGACATGGACACCTTCCCGGCCCGGCTCCGGGAGTACGCCGCGAAGCGCCTCCTCGCCATGAGCCCGCTCCGCGAGCACGGCTACTTCCGCTCGGCGTACTTCCGCGAGCCGTCGGGGGCGCTCTTCGAGGTCGCCAGCGACGACCCGGGGCTGACCCTCGACGAGCCCCTGCAGTCGCTGGGCGAGGCCCTGGTCCTGCCGCCCGACCTGGAGCCGCGCCGGGCGGAGCTCGAGACCGTCCTGCCCACGTTCGCCCTGCCCGGCGAGGCTCGCCTCCCGCGCCGCGACCTCGGCTGGGTCCACCGGTTCGTGCCCGGGTCCTCGGGCGCCACGTTGGTGCTACTGCACGGGGTGGGCGGCGACGAGACCACGCTGCTGCCGCTGGCCCGCCGGGCCTCCTCCCGAGCTCACCTCCTCTCCCTCAGGGGCCACATCGCCGACGGCGCCGGGCCCTCGTTCGTCAGGCGCTCGCCGGCCGGGCAGGCCGATCCTGCCGCGCTGCGCCTGGCCGCCGACGAGCTCGCCGTCTTCGTGCGCGAGGCCGCGCGCCACTACGACCTGGGCGGCGCGCCCACGGTGCTGGTGGGGCACGAGGACGGCGCCGACCTGGCGCTGGCGAGCATCTCCCGCCACCCCGACGCCTTCTCCGCCGCCGCCCTCCTGCGCCCCGGCCTGGCGCCGAGCGAGCCGCCGCGCGGACGGCTCGATGGTAAGCGGGTGCTGCTGGTGCTGGGGAGCGACGACCCGTCCCTGGCCCAGGGGGAGGCGGCGGCCGCCTACCTGAGCACGGCCGGAGCCGAGGTCGAGGTCGTGCGGGTGCCGTTGGGCACCGTGCTCTGGGACCCCGACGTCGAGGCGCTGCGGGTCTGGCTCGACGTGGC